The genomic interval CCATGGAGGAATCGGGTCACCTGGCTTATTGCCAAAGCTACCTCCATCTGACCATTACGCCCAAGGGCAGCGCACAAGCCATAGAGCGCAAAGGGCCGGTTTTATCCGTTTTCCGCAAAGAACCCACCGGGCAATGGGTCCTGATCCGGGATGCCAACTTTTTAAGCACGGAAGACTCAAGCACGGTGGACGGCTAAAAAGCCTCCTGATCTTGGCACTGTCATCCGCTGGATTTTCAAATGCCTGTGCCTTATATTGGAGCCAGTCTTTAAAAAAAGATGTGGGTTAAACCGTTACAGGGAGTTCTGCATGTCTGTGGATTCAATGGGAGCCTATCTGCCTATGGTTCCGGTCGTTATCGATCCGCCGTTTGTCCCTCCCGCCGTGCCTCAAGGCCCGCCAGTCATCCATTCGTTCCGTCTTGCAGAGCCCATGCTCCTTCCGGACGAATTCATCGCCACCCGACCAGTGCCTACCGCACACTCACCAAATCGCCAGTGCGCCTCCAAAATTGATGAGTGGATGCTACGCCGCTCAAAGCCACTATATATGCCGGAAGCCACCCTGCCGCTCACACGCATGGCCCGGCAAATCGCGGCCCGGAACGGGATTCCCAAGCCCCATAAAATCCTGATAGTGAATAAACCGTTTTATAACGCCGCCGCCTATGGCAATGGCACCGTGGTCTTTCATCTGGATGCCCTAAAACAGGCCAAGTCCCCGGAGGAATTGGCCTTTGTACTGGCACACGAGCTGAGCCACGTGCAGTTTGAAGACGTTAAAGCTAAAAAAGTTCGTCATGGCATTGCAGTCGGTGTCGCCCTCCTGGCGGATGAGCTGGCCGCGTGGGTTTTCCGAGTGCGCAGCCTGGTAAAAAGCCTGGGGATTTCTCTATTGGTACCGATTGGCAGTTTCCAGTGGGCCGCTTTTATGGAACGCAAGGACGAGGCCCGAGCGGACACCAATGCCATTCGGTTGCTTGCCAAAGCGGGCTTTGGCACCGATGGCTACTTGAGCGCCTTTGAAAACATGGCCCACAACAAAAGCAAGGCCCAATGGTGGCGGCAACTGGAATGGAAAATATACGGAGAAAATCATCCCAGCCTGTCCAAAAGGGTACAAGCCATCAGCCAGACGGTTCGCCAACAGCCGCCCTTACTGGAACCCCAGCCGGTGATGAGCCCTGCGGAGTGGCAACGCCTCAAAGCCGCCGCCGCACAAGTAGGCACGGCCGATTCATAAGTCCCAACCGCAAAATTTCGCTAATCAGCCACGTTAACCGGGCCATTGCCCTTGCTGGACTCCGGGGAAAATTCACGTTTCAACTGAAACGGAACGGGAGATTCAATCATCACGCTGACAATACGGGGGCCATCAGCCTCTTTGACGGTAAATTTGAGATCCTCAAAGGTGACTTCATCGCCATCCTCCGGCTCTCGGCCCAATTCGCCAAACACATAACCGCCCACGGTCTTGAAATCATCAAAGGGAATGTTCAGATCCAGTTGCTCGTTGAGATCTTCAATTTCGCATTTTCCGTTGACCTGAACCCGATTGGGCGTAAGAACGGTCATCATGGGCTCTTCAGGTTCATGCTCGTCCCAAATTTCGCCGATGATCTCCTCAATCACGTCCTCCACGGTCACCAGACCTGCAAAGCCGCCATGTTCATCGGCCACGGCGGCAATCCGGATTTTGTTGCGCTTAAAGTCTTCCAGTAAGTCGCTAATGCCCTTGTTTTCCGGAAAAATATCAATTTCCCGCACAATGCTGGCCAGCGGCGTTTCCATCTGGTTTTTGCGGATGAGATCAAACACATCGCGAGAATGAACCAGACCCACCAGATCATCCACGTTCTCCTTGAACACCGGCAGGCGAGAGTGGCCGGTTTCAATCATCAAGTCAGCCACTTCGGACAAGGGGGTCTCCACATCCACGTATTCCACGTCAATCCGGGGAATCATAATGTCTTTCACCGTAGCTTCGCTGAAATCATAGACGTTTTTCAGCAGAATTTCGGAGCGGGCGTCCAGTACACCCTCTTTACGGCCTTGTTCCACCAGGGCATTGAACTTTTCGCCCCATTCAATCTCGGATTCATCGGCCAGCACTTCCACAAAAACCTGCGAGGCCTGCACAATGCGGCGCTGAATTTTATGCTTGATGCGCTCGGTCAGGTCATCCACATCTTTCACCTGAATGTAGGGATCTACTTGAACCTTCAAATGGACGGTCAAACCCGCTATGCCGTGATCCAGCGTTTTGAGATCCAGAATTTCCGAAACCCCGTGCATACTGGTCACCAAATCGGTAATTTTTTTCTCCACCCGGGGAGAGGCTGAACTTTGGGTCAGAATGCCCCGGTTATGACGGAACAGATAGATGGCCATCCCAGCCAACAAGCCGCCAATCAACATGGAGACCATGGCGTCAAAGCGCATCAGCGCCCAGGACAGAAACGCGGGCAAAGCCAGCGATTCCGGCACTACCAGCCCGGAATGCACCACGAAATAGGACACCGAAATGGCACTGAGGGCCAAAAAAGCACCCAGCAAGGCAATATTGTCTTCGTAATAGACAAAGCGAGTGGTGGGACTCAACACGTTTTTAATGTTGGCAAAGGCCAGGGTAAAAATTTCCAGCTCGTTGCGCGGGGTAATCTGCATTTCCTCCAGCACCGCCTGGGAAGCCCGCCGCACGGCGACAATCTCCAGTAAAATGCTGATAACCAGAATGACCGCAGAGGTCAGGAAGCCCTGCAGGGTCATCACTTCCGGATATTTGGCGGTAAAGTGCTGAAAGCCTTCTGATACCGCCCAGACGGACGTACCAATGAGAAAAACGCAAGCAGCCAGGGCCCACACATTGGCTTCCAGCCCGTAGCCAAAAGGATGGCTGCGATCCGGGGGGCGTTGACTGAACTTGTTCCCCAGAATCAGGGCAATGCTGTTTACGGCGTCGCCAAAGGAGTGCAAACTTTCACTGAACATGGACGGGCTTTGGGAAAAGATCCAGGCCAGGAACTTGATGGCCCCCACCGCGATGTTGACCAGAAAGGCGACCCAAAGTGAGGATTCCGCATGCTGAAATGCGTTTTCACGAGGGCCGATATAGGTGGGAGTCCCTGAATAATCGGCTGGCCTTGGACTGCCTGGAGGTTCGACTGTACCCATGTAACCTTGCGGGTTTACTTCCAACACACCTTTTTCCTTTAGGGAAAACGGTAATTATTAAATCGGCAGGGTTGCCAAAAACTTTAGTTTCAACGCAACCATTCCAATTTAATAACCTATTATAGCAAACACTTCCCCAAAACCGCTAAAAAGCAGCGTTTATTCCAAATCAGGCGTTTCAGCCGCTGGAGCGGTGGCCGATTCGGGTGATGCTGTCAGGTCACTGTCCTCGTCAGGCTCCGGATTGTCCTCAGGTACCCCGGATGACGCCGTGGGGACGACGGGTGGGGGAGCAGACACTTCCATTGGTTGGGCTTTCTGTTTGGCGGCCTTCTGCGGGTTGGATAGGATCTCACCAATGGTGTAGCCGATCATCCAGGCAGCCATGGCTCCCAGCAAGCTGATGGCCAAGGTTTCCACCACCGCCATTCCGGAAAAACTGTTCGCGGCGATGAAATTCAAGTCCGTGGGCCGGGCCTGCTGGTAAAAACCGGGGATGGCCGTAATCAGAAAAGTCAAACTGGCACAGATTCCGCCTACCTTGCTATTCAGTTTCATGACCAAACACACTCCACGTCAGCGACTCCGTTTAAGCCAATTGGGCCAAATCCACCCGCACCGAGCCCACAGCGGTGGCCTTCACGCTGGGGCCAATCTCGTTATAGGACAACACGGCAATTTGGGGCAGCATGCGCTCAATCATGCGCCTGAACGGCAGCCGCAAGCGGGCATTGCACAGCAAGACCGGCTGCACCCCGTGGGCCCCAATGACCCGCTCTATTTCCTGATTGAGGGCGGCAAACAGTTTTTGGGTAAACACGGGCCCCAGGGCCAAAGTCTGCCCGTCTTGCGTCAGTCCCTGGGCCATTTGCTCTTCCACAGTCGGATCCAGGGTTAACACGGGCAATTCTCCAGTGTCCGGGTTTTGGTGCTGCTTGCAAATACTGCGGGACAGGGCCATGCGCACCTGCTCGGTCAGGTAATCCGGATCTTTGTTCACCCGGCAGTGATAGCCCAGTGACTCCAGAATGGTCACCATGTCCCGAATGCTGACTTTTTCCCGCAGTAAATTCTGCAAAATAATCTGAATTTCGGCTTCGGTGAGCGTATCGGGAACCAAATCGGTCACCAGGCTTTCGTTGGACTTTTTCACGTTGGTCAACAGGTTCTGGACATCGGCCCGGCCCAGAATATCCGCCGAATTTTTCTTGATGAATTCCGTTAAATGCGTAGAGACAACCGCCGAAGCACTGACCACGGTGTATCCGTTCATTTCGGCCTGCTCTTTTTCGTCGGCTTCAATCCACAAAGCGGGCAAGCCAAAGGCGGGTTCCTTGGTCTCAATGCCCTGAATGGGCTCGATGATATCGGGATCGGTACTCATGGCCAGCCACAAATCGGCCATGACCTCCCCCTGATCAATGGTTACCCCCCGCAGCTTGATGTTGTACTGGTTGGGCGGTAATTGCAAATTGTCTCGCACCCGAATGGAGGGCAGTACAAAACCAAACTCCAGCGCCACCTGCTTGCGAATTTGGGCGATCCGCTCCAGCAGGTCGCCTCCGGCTTCCGCCTCAATCAGGGGCACCAGCCGATAGCCGATTTCCAGCTCCATGGTTTCCACTTGCAGCAAATCCAGAACATTTTCCGTGGTGGTCTTTTTCTTTTGAACGGTTTTGGCCTTGTTGTCTTCCAGCAATTTCATCTCGGCCTTTTCCCGGGTATTTTTCACCAGCAGAAAACTCCCGCCCACGGCCAAGGCTCCGACGGTGAGGAAGGGCAAGTTGGGCAAACCGGGAATCATGCCCATCAACAGCATCAGGCTACCCATAATGGCCATAACCTTGGGATTCTGGAACATCTGCCCGCCGATTTCATCCCCCAGAGAGACCTCGGAATCGTTGACCCGGGTGACCAGAATACCGGTGGCCGCCGAAATAATCAGGGCAGGCAACTGGGAGACCAGACCATCCCCCACCGATAAGGTGGTAAAGGTGGCGGCGGCTTGCTCCAAGGGCATGCCCATCTGCATCACCCCGATAATCAGGCCGCCCACAATGTTGATGACCGTAATGATAATGGCGGCAATGGCATCGCCTTTCACAAACTTGCTGGCACCGTCCATGGTTCCGTAAAAATCGGCCTCTCGCTGAATGTTTTGCCGACGACGCTTAGCCTCTTTTTCATCGATCATACCGGCGTTCAAATCGGCATCAATACTCAACTGCTTACCGGGCATGGCATCCAAAGTGAAGCGGGCGGCCACTTCCGAGACGCGGCCCGCACCGTTGGTGATAACGATGAAGTTAATGATGATGAGGATGATGAAGATCAGCATACCCACCACGTAATTGCCCCCAATCACAAAGTTCCCGAAGGCGTGAACCACTTGCCCGGCTTCCCCATTCAGCAAAATCAGCCGGGTGGTGCTGACGTTGAGGCCCAGCCGGAACAAGGTGGCAAACAGCAAAATGGTGGGAAAGGTGGAGTACTGAAGCGGCTCCTGCGTGTAGAGCGTGACCAGCAAAATGGTGACCGACAGGGCGATGTTCAGGGTCAGAAATACATCCAGAATCAAGGGCGACAGAGGGATCACCATCATGGTGACCACAAACACGATGCCTACCGCCAACAGCACGTCGTTGTGCTTTAGCAAGTCCTTCCAGCCCAGCCGAGGCATTTTTTTGTTGGGAGCGCTCATTCGCTAGCCTCCTCCCGCAGCTTGCGCTTGGCTTCCTGTTTGGCCGCTTCTTTCTGGGCGGCCTCCTTGGAGCGCTTTTGGGCCGCCAACCGACGTCCCTTATGTTTGGCAAACACAAAGGCCAGCACTTCGGCCACGGCCACAAACAAATCCGGCGGAATCATGGCTTCCACCTCCACCACCGGGTACAAGGCCCGAGCCAGAGGCTTGTTTTCCACCATGGGGACACCTGCTTCTTTGGCCACTTCCTTGATTTTCTGGGCGAAGATATCTTTTCCCATGGCCACCACCACCGGGGCGGGGGCAATGTCCGGGTCGTACTTCAGGGCGATGGCGTAGTGGGTGGGGTTGGTAATCACCACATCGGCGGTAGGCACGGCGGCCAACTGGCGGGTGCGAATCATCTTCATGCCCATCTGGCGCATGCGGCTTTTCATCATGGGGTCGCCATCGGAATTTTTGCGTTCGTCCTTGATGTCCTGCTTGGACATGCGCAACTGCTTTTCCAGTTCCCAAGCCTGATAGCGCCAGTCGGCGATGCCGATGATTAAAAAGGCAATGCAGCCCTGCTTGGCGATTTCCCCGGCCACGCCCACGATGACCCCCCAGGCGGTGGGCACATCCACAGCGCCCAAGCCCATCAGTTCCTGCAAATGCCCACTGATGACCGAATAGCCACAGGTGCCGATGATGGTCATTTTGAGCAGGGCCTTGACCACTTCAATCACCGAGCGCGTAGAAAACAGGCGCTTAAAGCCATTCAGCGGGTTCAGTTTATCCAGCTTGGGAGAGATGGCCTGCATGGTGAAGAGGGGACGCACCTGCACCAGGTTGGACAAGGCGGCCATCACGCACACGGAAAGCAAAAACGGCAGCATCAGCCAGATCATGGACTGCAAGGTGCCGGAGAAGATGGCGTCAAAGCCATCCTGGGTCATGGGTTGCAACACCGCCGGGCTGGTTAGCAACTGGCCAAAGGTGTACTGCATTTGGGCGTAGACCGTATTAACGGTGTATGGCCCCATCGATCCCATAATCCAGGTGACGGCAATCATGACCAGCGCGGCGTTGAAGTCCTGGCTTTTGGCCACCTGTCCCTTGGCCCGCGCATCCGAGATGCGCTTGCCTGTTGGCTTTTCTGTCTTTTCTCCAGACATGGACTAGCCTACCCCCATCAGGTCTTGTACAGGTTTAGCAGGACTTTGATCAGTGTGGCGTACTGATCACCCAGTAAACTGCTGAGGTACGGCAGGCTGACCATCATAGCGAACAAACCACCGCCCACCTTGACCGGCAAGCCCACGATGAAAATATTCATTTGCGGCATGACCTTGGCCACAAAGCTCAGGGCAATTTCCAGCAAGATGAGAATCGACATCAGCGGCACGCTAATCATCATGGCCATAATAAACATATCGCTACTGAGCTTGATAAAACGCTCCGCCATCAACCCTCCGGTCAAATTCCCTTCCCCGATAAAATGCCCCAGCGGGATGGCATTAAAACTACGGTCTACCCCGGCAATGAGGGCGTGATGGATGTTGAGGTTTAAAAACAGAAGGGCCGCAAAGTAGAAAAAGAACTGTCCCACCACGGCTGATTGGGTATTGGTGACCGGGTCCAGCAAATTGGCGATGGATAGGCCCATTTGCATGCTGAAAAACTCTCCGGCCACTTGCAGGGCAATAAACACCAGATTGGCCGTAAAGCCGATTAAAATGCCCAGAACGCTTTCCTGAAGGACCAACAGGGAAAACTGGATGAGATCCTTGGGAATAACCAGATGGGCCGAGTGCAGGGGAAACAGAATGAGAGCCATGGCCACGGCAAAGCCCACTTTAACCTGCGCTGGAATGTTGTGCATATTGAACAGCGGCGCGCTGACCAGCATGCCGGTAATGCGAAACAGCACCAGCAAAAAGGCGATGACGGTATTTAAGGTTAGCAGGCTCAAATCCAAACCAATTCATCTCCTGAAGGCGTTACGGTTACTGCTTGGGGGTTTTGGCCACGGTCACCAGCGTGTCAAAAATCCGGTTGGAATAATCCAACACCATCTGGGTCATCCACGGCCCGGCCAATATCAAAATGAGAAACGAGGCCAGCAATTTGGGCACAAAGGACAACGAGGCTTCCTGAATTTGAGTGACCGCCTGAAAAATGGAAATGGCCACCCCCACCATCAGGTTCACCAGCAACATGGGCGCGGATAGCAAAATAATCAGCCACAGGGCATTCTGCAGGAGATCGATAAATGCGGCTTCCGTCATCGGCGCTCTCTCCTATCCAAACCCACTGACCAGAGATTGAGAGATGAGATGCCAGCCGTCTACCAGCACAAACAGCACCAGCTTGAAGGGTAGGGCGATGGTGGCGGGCGGCAGGAACATCATCCCCATGGACACCAATACGCTGGAGACCACCATATCGATAATCAAGAACGGCAGAAAGATGATGAAGCCCAGCTGAAAGGCAGTTTTCAACTCACTGATGGTAAAGGCGGGCAGCAACACATAGGTGGGCACTTCCCCCCGGTTTTTGGGCTTTTTCAGTTTGGCC from Vampirovibrio chlorellavorus carries:
- a CDS encoding M48 family metallopeptidase, with translation MSVDSMGAYLPMVPVVIDPPFVPPAVPQGPPVIHSFRLAEPMLLPDEFIATRPVPTAHSPNRQCASKIDEWMLRRSKPLYMPEATLPLTRMARQIAARNGIPKPHKILIVNKPFYNAAAYGNGTVVFHLDALKQAKSPEELAFVLAHELSHVQFEDVKAKKVRHGIAVGVALLADELAAWVFRVRSLVKSLGISLLVPIGSFQWAAFMERKDEARADTNAIRLLAKAGFGTDGYLSAFENMAHNKSKAQWWRQLEWKIYGENHPSLSKRVQAISQTVRQQPPLLEPQPVMSPAEWQRLKAAAAQVGTADS
- a CDS encoding cation diffusion facilitator family transporter; protein product: MLEVNPQGYMGTVEPPGSPRPADYSGTPTYIGPRENAFQHAESSLWVAFLVNIAVGAIKFLAWIFSQSPSMFSESLHSFGDAVNSIALILGNKFSQRPPDRSHPFGYGLEANVWALAACVFLIGTSVWAVSEGFQHFTAKYPEVMTLQGFLTSAVILVISILLEIVAVRRASQAVLEEMQITPRNELEIFTLAFANIKNVLSPTTRFVYYEDNIALLGAFLALSAISVSYFVVHSGLVVPESLALPAFLSWALMRFDAMVSMLIGGLLAGMAIYLFRHNRGILTQSSASPRVEKKITDLVTSMHGVSEILDLKTLDHGIAGLTVHLKVQVDPYIQVKDVDDLTERIKHKIQRRIVQASQVFVEVLADESEIEWGEKFNALVEQGRKEGVLDARSEILLKNVYDFSEATVKDIMIPRIDVEYVDVETPLSEVADLMIETGHSRLPVFKENVDDLVGLVHSRDVFDLIRKNQMETPLASIVREIDIFPENKGISDLLEDFKRNKIRIAAVADEHGGFAGLVTVEDVIEEIIGEIWDEHEPEEPMMTVLTPNRVQVNGKCEIEDLNEQLDLNIPFDDFKTVGGYVFGELGREPEDGDEVTFEDLKFTVKEADGPRIVSVMIESPVPFQLKREFSPESSKGNGPVNVAD
- the flhA gene encoding flagellar biosynthesis protein FlhA; translation: MSAPNKKMPRLGWKDLLKHNDVLLAVGIVFVVTMMVIPLSPLILDVFLTLNIALSVTILLVTLYTQEPLQYSTFPTILLFATLFRLGLNVSTTRLILLNGEAGQVVHAFGNFVIGGNYVVGMLIFIILIIINFIVITNGAGRVSEVAARFTLDAMPGKQLSIDADLNAGMIDEKEAKRRRQNIQREADFYGTMDGASKFVKGDAIAAIIITVINIVGGLIIGVMQMGMPLEQAAATFTTLSVGDGLVSQLPALIISAATGILVTRVNDSEVSLGDEIGGQMFQNPKVMAIMGSLMLLMGMIPGLPNLPFLTVGALAVGGSFLLVKNTREKAEMKLLEDNKAKTVQKKKTTTENVLDLLQVETMELEIGYRLVPLIEAEAGGDLLERIAQIRKQVALEFGFVLPSIRVRDNLQLPPNQYNIKLRGVTIDQGEVMADLWLAMSTDPDIIEPIQGIETKEPAFGLPALWIEADEKEQAEMNGYTVVSASAVVSTHLTEFIKKNSADILGRADVQNLLTNVKKSNESLVTDLVPDTLTEAEIQIILQNLLREKVSIRDMVTILESLGYHCRVNKDPDYLTEQVRMALSRSICKQHQNPDTGELPVLTLDPTVEEQMAQGLTQDGQTLALGPVFTQKLFAALNQEIERVIGAHGVQPVLLCNARLRLPFRRMIERMLPQIAVLSYNEIGPSVKATAVGSVRVDLAQLA
- the flhB gene encoding flagellar biosynthesis protein FlhB, with product MSGEKTEKPTGKRISDARAKGQVAKSQDFNAALVMIAVTWIMGSMGPYTVNTVYAQMQYTFGQLLTSPAVLQPMTQDGFDAIFSGTLQSMIWLMLPFLLSVCVMAALSNLVQVRPLFTMQAISPKLDKLNPLNGFKRLFSTRSVIEVVKALLKMTIIGTCGYSVISGHLQELMGLGAVDVPTAWGVIVGVAGEIAKQGCIAFLIIGIADWRYQAWELEKQLRMSKQDIKDERKNSDGDPMMKSRMRQMGMKMIRTRQLAAVPTADVVITNPTHYAIALKYDPDIAPAPVVVAMGKDIFAQKIKEVAKEAGVPMVENKPLARALYPVVEVEAMIPPDLFVAVAEVLAFVFAKHKGRRLAAQKRSKEAAQKEAAKQEAKRKLREEASE
- the fliR gene encoding flagellar biosynthetic protein FliR, whose product is MDLSLLTLNTVIAFLLVLFRITGMLVSAPLFNMHNIPAQVKVGFAVAMALILFPLHSAHLVIPKDLIQFSLLVLQESVLGILIGFTANLVFIALQVAGEFFSMQMGLSIANLLDPVTNTQSAVVGQFFFYFAALLFLNLNIHHALIAGVDRSFNAIPLGHFIGEGNLTGGLMAERFIKLSSDMFIMAMMISVPLMSILILLEIALSFVAKVMPQMNIFIVGLPVKVGGGLFAMMVSLPYLSSLLGDQYATLIKVLLNLYKT
- the fliQ gene encoding flagellar biosynthesis protein FliQ, translating into MTEAAFIDLLQNALWLIILLSAPMLLVNLMVGVAISIFQAVTQIQEASLSFVPKLLASFLILILAGPWMTQMVLDYSNRIFDTLVTVAKTPKQ